One window from the genome of Candidatus Chlorohelix allophototropha encodes:
- a CDS encoding ROK family transcriptional regulator gives MRSGTNLPRVKDYNQGVILEAIRSDEGISRTELATKTGLTKQTVSVIVKRLLDQQLVREDGIRASSGGKRATNLRLERTARYTIGVQLDVDYTNLVVMALDGKVVAESYHNISTILTPYEVISKLAEWIKELVIESALNNDKIIGVGVCAPGPLNYFKGIIHNPPALKVWIDIPLKQLLEVQTGYHVIVDNDATAAAIGERWSGGAQGVNNFAFIYMGTGIGGGLFIENQVYRGSTTYAGEFGHMSLNPYGAPCFCGNRGCIEVCCAPPAIVDVIHARLANGEPSILTELYNTDPVKVDFEEIGEAALSGDPLALQEIERVAWLLGNGVVNLVNLLDVSLVVLGGKGFRKLGTLYQRIIQEVLDQRVIARSRRDIRVELSAAGENAGAVGAASLILHEFFAPRLASLNPT, from the coding sequence ATGCGCAGCGGAACTAATCTACCCAGAGTAAAAGATTATAATCAAGGGGTAATCCTCGAAGCAATCCGGTCTGATGAAGGTATTAGCCGAACCGAACTTGCCACCAAAACCGGACTGACCAAACAAACGGTTTCGGTTATAGTAAAACGGTTGCTTGATCAGCAATTGGTGCGAGAAGATGGTATTCGAGCATCCAGCGGCGGCAAACGTGCCACCAACCTCCGCTTAGAACGAACTGCGCGCTATACCATTGGAGTCCAGCTTGATGTGGACTATACCAATTTGGTAGTAATGGCGCTAGATGGCAAAGTAGTCGCAGAATCTTACCACAATATTTCGACTATCCTCACCCCCTATGAGGTAATTTCCAAACTGGCGGAATGGATCAAGGAACTGGTAATTGAATCTGCTCTAAATAATGATAAAATTATTGGAGTTGGGGTCTGTGCACCCGGCCCTCTCAATTACTTTAAGGGAATTATTCATAATCCACCTGCCCTTAAGGTTTGGATTGATATACCACTCAAGCAACTTCTGGAAGTTCAGACTGGTTATCATGTGATAGTCGATAATGATGCTACCGCTGCCGCAATCGGAGAACGTTGGTCAGGGGGAGCGCAAGGGGTTAACAACTTCGCTTTCATTTACATGGGAACGGGTATCGGGGGCGGGTTATTTATTGAGAATCAGGTTTATCGTGGCAGCACCACTTATGCGGGAGAGTTTGGACATATGAGTCTCAACCCATATGGTGCGCCTTGTTTTTGCGGGAATCGGGGTTGCATTGAAGTTTGTTGCGCTCCACCAGCGATTGTTGACGTGATACATGCCCGGCTTGCAAACGGCGAACCGAGCATACTCACCGAGCTTTATAACACCGATCCCGTTAAAGTCGATTTTGAGGAGATTGGCGAAGCCGCTCTTTCGGGAGACCCGCTGGCTTTGCAAGAGATCGAACGTGTTGCTTGGCTCTTGGGTAACGGGGTGGTAAACTTAGTTAATCTTCTGGACGTTTCGCTGGTTGTGCTGGGAGGTAAAGGGTTTCGCAAACTTGGCACACTTTATCAACGCATAATTCAGGAAGTGCTAGACCAACGGGTAATTGCCCGCTCTCGACGTGATATTCGGGTGGAATTATCGGCGGCTGGTGAAAATGCCGGAGCAGTTGGCGCAGCCTCCTTGATACTACACGAATTCTTTGCTCCGCGTCTGGCAAGCCTGAATCCGACCTAA
- a CDS encoding carbohydrate kinase family protein, whose protein sequence is MAKPEVIALGEALIDITPRLPGGNIVATGEMYMSASGAPAIVAAALAKLGTATGFIGKVGADFFGYHLKDALDVLGVDTAGLAFDKDHNTGLAFVNWDERGNAQYLFYRKPSADTMLATTDINPEYIAQAKVLHFGSLMLATEPSGEATRFALQVARENKLILSYDINLRLAGWRDEATARAGVSYPLDFATIVKVNRQELAFLTGVDDPAEGTAKLWRENYGLVIVTLDKDGCYYRTANANGKVAGFEAKSVDTVGAGDGFIAGVLDMLNRGRFAFGDEALIRKACLQGNAVGSLAVSRQGAIPSLPARPKVERLFRTRII, encoded by the coding sequence ATGGCAAAACCCGAAGTAATCGCTCTGGGTGAGGCTTTAATAGATATTACACCCAGACTGCCGGGCGGCAATATTGTTGCCACCGGGGAAATGTACATGTCTGCCAGCGGCGCACCGGCGATTGTTGCGGCGGCTCTGGCAAAACTGGGAACTGCTACCGGCTTTATCGGCAAGGTAGGCGCTGATTTCTTCGGCTATCACCTTAAGGATGCGCTTGATGTGCTTGGCGTGGATACTGCCGGATTAGCCTTTGACAAGGATCATAATACCGGACTGGCTTTTGTAAACTGGGACGAGCGCGGCAATGCCCAGTATCTCTTCTACCGCAAACCCTCCGCCGATACTATGCTGGCAACCACCGATATCAACCCGGAATATATTGCACAGGCGAAAGTGCTTCATTTTGGCTCACTCATGCTGGCTACCGAACCTTCCGGTGAAGCTACCCGATTCGCCTTGCAAGTCGCCAGAGAAAATAAACTGATTCTTTCTTACGACATTAATCTGCGCCTTGCCGGTTGGCGAGATGAAGCTACTGCTAGAGCAGGTGTTTCTTATCCGCTCGACTTCGCTACTATCGTAAAAGTTAATCGCCAAGAATTGGCTTTCCTAACCGGAGTGGATGACCCGGCAGAGGGCACTGCAAAATTATGGCGCGAGAACTATGGGCTGGTAATTGTAACTCTTGATAAGGACGGTTGTTATTATCGCACCGCCAATGCCAATGGAAAGGTAGCCGGTTTTGAGGCAAAGTCGGTGGATACGGTAGGCGCGGGTGATGGCTTTATCGCCGGAGTGTTGGATATGTTAAACCGGGGCAGGTTTGCTTTTGGGGATGAAGCTTTGATTAGAAAAGCTTGTTTGCAGGGCAATGCGGTCGGCTCGTTGGCAGTTTCCCGGCAGGGCGCTATACCATCGCTGCCCGCACGCCCAAAAGTTGAGCGTTTATTTCGAACAAGAATCATATGA
- a CDS encoding 1-phosphofructokinase family hexose kinase, whose protein sequence is MILNLLPNPALDKTVVVEGFETGKIHRPGEVLILAGGKGFNFARSLKNLGVDSLVVAPLGGLLGNYLLELAKTDSLACDPQPVKAELRTCLTIIDPAAQYRLTELYEKGKPLEETEWANLISRTISHFPEAQFLTISGSFPPGVPESGLVALLQEANRINLLVLIDSYGAQVKRVFNLAPALLKINQHEAAELTGLRVNNPSEAIQAARKLQRQGIAQVVITLGKFGAMGLTAQGESFSWASPPVTPVVSAVGSGDALFAGIAMGLAKGWSLPEALRWGVAAGAANTLQIGAGRFELQQVEQLLPSNPIEGA, encoded by the coding sequence ATGATACTTAATCTGCTGCCGAATCCCGCGCTAGATAAAACTGTGGTGGTGGAGGGTTTTGAAACCGGAAAGATTCATCGTCCGGGCGAAGTGCTAATTCTGGCAGGCGGAAAAGGCTTCAATTTTGCCCGCTCCTTAAAAAATCTGGGGGTGGATTCGCTGGTAGTTGCGCCACTGGGCGGACTTCTAGGCAATTATTTGCTGGAATTGGCGAAAACCGATAGCCTCGCTTGTGACCCACAACCTGTAAAAGCCGAATTACGAACTTGCCTGACAATAATCGACCCCGCAGCACAATATCGCTTGACCGAGCTTTACGAGAAGGGAAAACCGCTTGAGGAAACGGAATGGGCGAATTTAATCTCTCGCACTATCTCCCATTTTCCCGAAGCACAATTCCTGACCATTTCCGGTAGTTTTCCGCCCGGTGTGCCGGAAAGTGGCTTGGTAGCGCTGCTGCAAGAAGCGAACCGGATAAACCTGCTGGTATTAATCGACTCATACGGTGCACAAGTAAAACGAGTTTTTAACCTAGCCCCGGCTCTTCTGAAGATTAATCAGCATGAGGCAGCAGAGCTTACAGGCTTGCGCGTTAACAATCCATCTGAAGCGATTCAAGCCGCCAGAAAGCTGCAAAGGCAGGGTATAGCGCAAGTGGTGATTACTTTGGGGAAATTTGGGGCAATGGGATTGACGGCGCAAGGTGAGAGTTTTAGCTGGGCTTCTCCCCCTGTCACTCCGGTGGTTAGTGCAGTGGGCAGCGGCGATGCGCTTTTTGCCGGAATCGCTATGGGGCTGGCAAAAGGTTGGTCTTTACCAGAAGCTCTACGGTGGGGAGTAGCGGCAGGAGCGGCTAATACCCTTCAAATTGGGGCTGGTCGCTTTGAATTGCAACAAGTAGAGCAACTATTACCCTCAAACCCCATCGAAGGCGCTTAA
- a CDS encoding polysaccharide pyruvyl transferase family protein — MKQIFVLGAYGQNNIGDDALLEVFKEQLKDYNLIFNSARPADTEKRFGVKAVPTYLSIPRFARPTAFARSQAIVFGGGSLLKEIEGSTPRKIAYLIRIILLLLAARIFGKKTFMLGVGMGPLHGKIYKKLSLFAANMTDLICVRDTASAKLLQELGVKSKVLVTADPVFLMQPGELKPENAFPFEDAKTPLVIAIPRYSLEKEEKRAFAEACDLMVERYSARILLIPFQVGFSKKFDDVTASEEIKNMMRYGQEARIWTVSEPRVALAAFARANLILSARLHGLIFGAIQNVPLVAINYEVKVGNFMSELGLSRLSLTSQELKEGKLKEVMETAWQMRQNISYQISNRVTKIKRIAASNFEAARKESKAAKSNNIIKSGSILLVSTTIVNAGNYISNLILGRWLGPAGFADFSLMVTLLLVVAFISSTLQMVSAKFTAMYAAEREPAKIFAVRALIGKWAWGLGILLGLILGLGAPLWSSFFSTASPLPFVLLSIGLPIYLGLGVDRGVLQGRIQFGILSLSYQSEMWTRLIGIIVLVALGFAVNGAVGAITLSLAVSWVVSRKARSGLAKGEKLTRKEKLQILSYSGPVCAALIGQVIINNSDILMVKHFFSSEEAGHYAAVALIGRIVFFATWSIVTILFPIVAQAHQKGQPHRHYLWIGLGIVGMISSIIVLATIVIPNQIILLLFGETYLHDAGLLWLYALLTAVYAMANVVINYRLSLGNGAGSFFAVLAGICQVSGIWLLHSNLTQIILVQLVVMSGLLLILLVWNFLVTRRSKSIVALG; from the coding sequence ATGAAGCAAATATTTGTACTGGGTGCTTACGGGCAGAACAATATCGGAGATGATGCGCTACTTGAAGTATTCAAGGAGCAACTCAAGGACTATAATCTCATATTCAATTCTGCCCGCCCTGCCGATACCGAAAAACGGTTTGGAGTAAAAGCCGTTCCAACCTATTTATCAATACCTCGCTTTGCTCGTCCCACGGCTTTTGCCCGCTCACAAGCAATAGTTTTCGGCGGGGGCAGTTTGCTAAAGGAAATCGAAGGCAGTACTCCCCGTAAAATCGCCTACTTGATTCGTATAATTTTGCTATTGTTAGCCGCCCGCATATTCGGTAAAAAAACCTTTATGCTAGGGGTGGGCATGGGACCATTACATGGCAAAATCTACAAAAAACTATCCTTATTTGCCGCAAATATGACCGACCTAATCTGTGTACGCGATACCGCTTCGGCTAAACTACTACAAGAGTTAGGCGTAAAAAGCAAGGTGTTGGTAACAGCCGATCCGGTATTTTTAATGCAACCGGGCGAACTAAAACCAGAAAATGCCTTTCCATTTGAAGATGCCAAAACGCCGCTCGTAATCGCAATTCCCAGATACTCACTTGAAAAAGAAGAAAAGCGTGCCTTTGCAGAAGCCTGTGACCTTATGGTCGAACGCTATTCCGCCCGAATTTTATTAATTCCATTTCAAGTAGGGTTTTCCAAAAAATTTGATGATGTAACGGCTTCAGAAGAAATCAAAAACATGATGCGATACGGGCAAGAAGCCCGAATCTGGACGGTATCAGAACCACGTGTAGCTTTGGCTGCCTTTGCCCGTGCAAATCTGATTTTGAGCGCAAGGCTTCATGGCTTAATCTTTGGCGCAATACAAAATGTCCCACTTGTAGCAATAAACTATGAAGTGAAAGTGGGTAATTTTATGTCCGAGCTTGGGCTGAGTCGACTTTCACTTACTTCTCAGGAGCTAAAAGAAGGTAAATTAAAAGAGGTAATGGAAACAGCATGGCAAATGCGCCAGAATATTTCTTACCAAATTTCAAATCGAGTCACGAAAATAAAAAGAATAGCTGCTTCAAACTTTGAAGCGGCACGCAAGGAATCTAAAGCGGCAAAGAGCAACAACATTATTAAAAGCGGCTCAATCCTTCTGGTAAGCACCACCATTGTAAATGCCGGAAACTATATTTCAAATCTGATACTCGGTAGGTGGCTAGGTCCGGCAGGGTTTGCTGATTTCAGCTTGATGGTAACTCTCTTACTGGTAGTAGCTTTTATCAGTTCTACCTTACAAATGGTTTCTGCTAAATTTACTGCAATGTATGCGGCTGAACGCGAACCCGCTAAAATTTTTGCGGTGCGTGCCTTGATAGGAAAATGGGCGTGGGGCTTAGGTATATTGCTAGGCTTAATACTGGGCTTGGGCGCACCGCTATGGTCTAGTTTCTTCTCTACTGCCTCGCCTCTACCCTTTGTGCTCTTGAGTATCGGCTTACCTATATATTTGGGTTTAGGCGTTGACCGGGGTGTTTTGCAAGGGCGTATTCAATTCGGAATACTCTCTCTGAGTTACCAGAGTGAGATGTGGACTCGTTTAATCGGAATCATCGTACTGGTAGCCCTCGGCTTTGCTGTAAACGGAGCAGTTGGGGCTATAACCTTATCGCTTGCTGTTTCATGGGTGGTATCAAGGAAAGCACGCAGCGGTTTGGCAAAAGGTGAGAAACTAACCCGCAAAGAAAAACTCCAAATATTGAGCTATTCTGGACCTGTTTGTGCCGCATTAATCGGACAGGTAATTATAAACAATAGTGACATATTAATGGTTAAGCACTTTTTTAGCTCGGAAGAAGCCGGACATTATGCCGCAGTTGCCTTAATCGGGCGAATTGTATTTTTCGCCACTTGGTCAATTGTAACCATCCTTTTCCCTATAGTGGCGCAAGCTCACCAGAAAGGGCAGCCTCACCGACATTATCTCTGGATTGGGTTAGGTATAGTGGGCATGATTTCAAGCATTATTGTGCTGGCTACAATTGTTATACCAAATCAAATCATACTGTTGCTTTTTGGGGAAACGTATTTGCACGATGCAGGGTTGCTGTGGCTCTATGCCCTTCTAACCGCTGTTTACGCAATGGCAAATGTGGTTATCAATTATCGCCTTTCGTTGGGCAATGGCGCTGGAAGCTTCTTTGCGGTTTTGGCAGGAATTTGCCAAGTTAGTGGCATATGGCTTTTGCATAGCAACTTAACGCAAATAATTCTAGTGCAATTAGTGGTTATGAGTGGATTATTGTTAATATTACTGGTTTGGAATTTTTTAGTGACACGCCGTTCAAAAAGTATAGTGGCGCTGGGATAG